A window of Castanea sativa cultivar Marrone di Chiusa Pesio chromosome 1, ASM4071231v1 contains these coding sequences:
- the LOC142608388 gene encoding transcription factor IBH1-like 1 translates to MRHPSSLKQEFLKKWIMGLQRCGFSSKKSMSVMERKKAIKLSADLAMASTRNGTTCWSRALIANASRNHENKILAEQILGPESQSLKKASSTMPPVICSRRIRSKKILKRSCSSHVRRVRKFALSQKVLSANSVAKRLVRKRTNILKSLVPGGEYMDDISLIEETLDYIAYLRAQVDVMRCVASATEVVDRNSD, encoded by the coding sequence ATGCGCCATCCAAGCTCACTAAAGCAAGAATTCCTCAAGAAATGGATAATGGGTCTTCAAAGATGTGGTTTTTCTTCAAAGAAAAGCATGAGCGTCATGGAAAGAAAGAAGGCTATAAAGTTGTCTGCAGACCTAGCCATGGCTTCTACTAGAAATGGCACAACTTGTTGGAGCCGTGCCCTCATTGCCAATGCTTCGAGAAACCATGAAAACAAAATCCTTGCCGAGCAAATCTTAGGCCCGGAGTCTCAAAGCCTAAAGAAAGCTTCAAGTACTATGCCACCAGTGATTTGTAGCAGGAGGATTAGAAGCAAGAAGATTTTGAAAAGGAGCTGTAGTAGTCATGTCCGTAGAGTAAGAAAATTTGCTTTGTCTCAAAAGGTTCTGAGTGCCAACTCTGTTGCAAAGAGATTGGTTCGAAAGAGAACAAATATTCTCAAGAGTCTTGTCCCCGGAGGAGAATATATGGATGACATATCGTTGATTGAAGAAACCTTGGATTATATTGCTTATCTTCGAGCTCAGGTTGATGTAATGCGATGTGTTGCAAGTGCCACCGAGGTTGTTGATCGAAATAGCGattag
- the LOC142635709 gene encoding uncharacterized protein LOC142635709 has product MSDGDHMGGIDALVGDRIRGEPRNAIEDEEVHHFEKLEEDAKRELYPGCTDYSILKFVIEMLNVKVMTNLSNKGLDMMLELLTKVLPKDNLVPRSTYEAKKILRDLGMSYEHIDACKNDCALFWKENENLDKCPVCETPRYKDTRAQGKKIPHKVLRYFPLTPRLRRLYMSGQRAKDMRWYINKRVDDGIMRHPVDSEEWKEFDLQHPDFALEPRNVRLGLATDGFNPFGNMNNNYSMWPVILIPYNLPPWLVMKEPYFMLSLLILGPHQTGNEIDTYLKPLVDELKELWEEGVEIYDAYSKEHFQMRAMLLWTIHDYPGFGNVSGWRTKGYHSCYTCNDEPYSEVLESKIGFINHRAYLPMEHRWRHSRLHNGLSEKWKRSLELEVGKIQEQLDRMPNIILGKHPSAKKRQLIGEPNWSKVSILYKLPYWKNKKLKHNIDVMHVEKNISESIYGTLLGIEGRNKDTDKARIDLQNMNFRHTLHLKQCPNGSYDKPRDFFSLSPNERDGFSDFLKSVKYPDGYAANISSFFQDLCSRTLKRSELEKLEERIVLILCKFERFFPLTFLDVMVYLAIHLPQEVILGGLSARPMCGRRNDGNLSRALLDTAHWGVFDVPEVGSGESNDNTEDSDAFLQEAIVDVVSINVEDNITDYCMGDVETEVVLEGGTSRDANQNEEHDIPDVDLDMDYDM; this is encoded by the exons ATGTCGGATGGTGATCATATGGGTGGTATTGATGCCTTGGTAGGTGATCGAATTAGAGGGGAACCAAGAAATGCAATCGAAGATGAGGAGGTGCATCATTTTGAaaaacttgaggaagatgcaaAGCGTGAGTTGTATCCGGGTTGCACTGATTATAGTATCTTGAAGTTTGTTATTGAGATGTTGAATGTCAAGGTAATGACCAACTTGAGTAATAAGGGACTTGATATGATGCTAGAATTGCTGACAAAGGTTTTACCAAAAGATAACTTGGTTCCAAGGTCAACTTATGAAGCAAAGAAGATATTACGTGACTTGGGCATGTCATATGAGCATATAGATGCATGCAAAAATGATTGTGCACtattttggaaagaaaatgaaaaccttGATAAATGTCCGGTGTGTGAGACGCCTAGGTACAAGGATACACGTGCCCAAGGTAAAAAGATTCCTCATAAGGTATTACGTTACTTCCCGTTGACAccgagattgaggagattgtaCATGTCAGGCCAAAGAGCTAAGGACATGAGATGGTATATAAACAAACGAGTGGATGATGGGATAATGAGGCATCCAGTTGATAGTGAGGAGTGGAAGGAGTTTGATTTGCAACATCCTGATTTTGCCCTCGAACCTCGCAATGTAAGGTTGGGATTGGCTACAGATGGATTTAACCCTTTTGGGAATATGAACAACAACTATAGTATGTGGCCTGTCATACTTATCCCCTATAATCTACCGCCTTGGCTGGTTATGAAGGAGCCATATTTTATGTTGTCCTTACTTATTCTTGGTCCCCATCAAACAGGAAATGAGATTGATACTTACTTGAAACCATTGGTTGACGAGTTGAAGGAGTTGTGGGAAGAAGGTGTAGAAATTTATGATGCTTATAGTAAAGAGCATTTTCAAATGCGTGCAATGTTGTTGTGGACAATACATGATTATCCTGGATTTGGTAACGTGTCTGGGTGGAGGACAAAGGGTTATCATTCTTGTTACACTTGCAACGATGAACCATATTCAGAAgttttggaaagtaaaattggaTTCATTAACCATCGAGCTTATTTGCCTATGGAACATCGTTGGAGACATAGTCGGTTGCATAATGGTTTATCGGAGAAATGGAAGAGATCTTTAGAGTTAGAAGTGGGAAAGATACAAGAGCAGTTAGATAGAatgccaaatataattttaggaaagcATCCAAGTGCTAAGAAGAGACAACTCATTGGGGAGCCAAATTGGTCAAAGGTAAGTATTTTGTATAAGCTTCCATACTGGAAGAATAAGAAGCTTAAGCACAACATTGATGTCATGCATGTGGAGAAGAACATTAGTGAGAGTATTTACGGAACTTTGTTGGGCATTGAGGGGAGAAACAAGGATACTGACAAGGCACGGATAGACttgcaaaatatgaactttaggCACACGTTACATTTGAAACAATGTCCTAATGGATCATATGACAAGCCTCgggattttttttcattaagccCAAATGAAAGGGATGGTTTCAGTGACTTTTTGAAATCGGTCAAGTATCCGGATGGCTATGCAGCCAACATATCAAG CTTCTTTCAAGACTTATGCTCAAGGACCCTAAAGCGGAGTGAATTGGAGAAACTAGAAGAACGTATAGTTCTTATACTATGCAAGTTTGAGAGGTTCTTTCCTCTAACATTCTTGGATGTTATGGTCTACCTTGCTATTCACTTGCCTCAAGAAGTAATTCTAGGAGGCCTG AGTGCCCGACCCATGTGTGGTAGGCGGAATGATGGCAACTTGTCTCGTGCATTGCTTGATACTGCTCATTG GGGAGTGTTTGATGTCCCAGAAGTCGGGAGTGGAGAATCCAATGATAATACAGAAGATAGTGACGCATTCCTACAAGAAGCTATTGTTGATGTTGTCTCTATCAATGTTGAGGACAATATTACTGACTATTGTAtgggtgatgttgaaactgaggTTGTTCTTGAAGGTGGAACTTCAAGAGATGCTAATCAAAATGAAGAGCATGACATACCTGATGTTGATCTTGATATGGATTATGATATGTAG